In Brevundimonas subvibrioides, a genomic segment contains:
- a CDS encoding nicotinate-nucleotide adenylyltransferase translates to MSFFHAGPAPQASGPRSGALRDGLTLMPGMKVGLFGGSFNPAHDGHAHVAETAMRRLDLDRVVWLVSPQNPLKDARQTAPLAERLASAQAFANGPRMTVSDFESRAGTFWTIDTLRALKARHPGVRFVWLMGSDNLESFHRWRGWTDIMRMMPVAVVARPGSLLESRSAPAARRFAGHRVASDEARMLPLMAAPAWTYLTAPLNPSSSTALRNRGGQTPG, encoded by the coding sequence TTGTCCTTCTTCCATGCCGGTCCCGCGCCCCAGGCGAGCGGCCCCCGATCCGGGGCGTTGAGGGACGGCCTGACCCTGATGCCCGGCATGAAGGTCGGGCTGTTCGGCGGGTCGTTCAACCCGGCGCATGACGGCCACGCCCACGTCGCCGAAACCGCCATGCGGCGGCTGGATCTGGATCGGGTCGTCTGGCTGGTCTCGCCCCAGAACCCGCTGAAGGACGCCCGCCAGACCGCGCCGCTGGCCGAGCGCCTGGCCTCGGCCCAGGCGTTCGCCAACGGGCCACGCATGACCGTCTCCGATTTCGAGAGCCGCGCCGGCACCTTCTGGACCATCGACACCTTGCGGGCGCTGAAGGCCCGGCATCCCGGCGTGCGGTTCGTCTGGCTGATGGGCTCCGACAATCTGGAAAGCTTTCACCGCTGGCGCGGATGGACCGACATCATGCGGATGATGCCCGTCGCGGTCGTCGCCCGACCGGGCTCCCTGCTGGAAAGTCGTTCGGCCCCCGCTGCCCGTCGCTTCGCCGGCCACCGCGTGGCTTCGGACGAGGCCCGCATGCTGCCCCTGATGGCCGCTCCGGCCTGGACCTATCTGACGGCGCCCCTGAACCCCAGTTCGTCGACGGCGCTGCGAAACAGGGGCGGACAGACGCCCGGTTAG
- the rsfS gene encoding ribosome silencing factor, giving the protein MDAIEPIHAEDGDDGSDEDLSDDSAEDFPLFGADDDADDGSSFDRQGVVPTGSNPLETALLSKLDEDKAQDIVLIDLKGKSPMADTMIVASGRSHRHVGALADHLLRTLKEQGLGRAKVEGLPHCDWVLIDAGDVIVHLFRPEVRMFYNIEKIWAVDSAHRTANA; this is encoded by the coding sequence ATGGACGCCATCGAACCCATCCACGCCGAGGACGGCGACGACGGTTCGGACGAAGACCTTTCCGACGATTCCGCCGAGGATTTCCCGCTGTTCGGCGCGGACGATGACGCCGACGACGGGTCCAGCTTCGACCGCCAGGGCGTGGTGCCCACCGGCTCGAACCCGCTGGAGACCGCGCTTCTGTCCAAGCTCGACGAGGACAAGGCCCAGGACATCGTCCTGATCGACCTGAAGGGCAAATCCCCGATGGCCGACACCATGATCGTGGCCTCGGGCCGCTCGCACCGTCACGTCGGTGCCCTGGCCGACCATCTGCTGCGCACGCTCAAGGAACAGGGCCTGGGCCGCGCCAAGGTCGAGGGTTTGCCCCACTGCGACTGGGTGCTGATCGATGCCGGCGACGTCATCGTCCATCTTTTCCGGCCCGAAGTGCGGATGTTCTACAACATCGAGAAGATCTGGGCCGTTGACAGCGCGCACCGGACGGCGAACGCCTGA
- the rlmH gene encoding 23S rRNA (pseudouridine(1915)-N(3))-methyltransferase RlmH, with product MKLAIVAIGKPGRGPEATLASDYAARATAAGRALGLGPLDLIDLDPRKPGKAPEAELILAAAEGAHLIACDERGRTWPSRAFADHIATLRDRGERRLVFAIGGADGLDAGVLAAAGSTLAFGPQTWPHALARAMLAEQLYRAVTILAGSPYHRD from the coding sequence ATGAAGCTGGCGATCGTGGCGATCGGCAAACCGGGGCGCGGTCCCGAGGCCACGCTCGCCAGCGACTATGCCGCCCGCGCGACCGCCGCCGGGCGGGCCCTGGGGCTGGGCCCGCTCGATCTGATCGACCTCGATCCGCGAAAGCCCGGCAAGGCGCCGGAGGCCGAACTGATCCTGGCCGCCGCCGAGGGCGCACACCTGATCGCCTGCGACGAACGGGGCAGGACCTGGCCCAGCCGCGCCTTCGCCGATCACATCGCCACCCTGCGCGACCGGGGCGAGCGGCGGCTGGTCTTCGCCATCGGCGGGGCGGACGGACTGGATGCCGGCGTTCTGGCCGCCGCCGGATCGACCCTGGCCTTCGGGCCCCAGACCTGGCCCCATGCCCTGGCCCGCGCCATGCTGGCCGAACAGCTGTATCGCGCCGTGACGATCCTGGCCGGATCACCCTATCATCGGGACTGA
- a CDS encoding murein hydrolase activator EnvC family protein — MNRPVLLSLMIALSALPAAASVQDDLELLQARYRDEVIRARRLRADAAEAAVSLAALDRQLTTLRRDQTADDVQMSAQRQRLRDLSRREAVLVTELARTRDAQGRLFSALQMMSRKPPPPLLVPADRAVDTVRAAILMKAMAPELQRRAAGFDARQAEVRRIRRLAVLASERLLTSESAQGDRRAEIEDLVARRSALLAVLKADADRAERASAALETRIRNLGGRPADIAPSRDATPAMRLPAGRARLTPPVSGSPTVRFGRGSSGWRWPSSAGPVASPAAARVDYAGPLSGWGQVVILDLGPGWRAVIAGLDGVLVAPGDRIADGQAVGTGTAGGEVYLELRREDRPVDPAPYL, encoded by the coding sequence ATGAATCGGCCCGTCCTCCTGTCCCTGATGATCGCCCTGTCGGCCCTGCCGGCCGCGGCATCTGTGCAGGACGACCTGGAACTGCTTCAGGCCCGCTATCGCGACGAGGTCATCCGCGCCCGCCGCCTGCGCGCAGACGCGGCCGAAGCGGCCGTCTCCCTGGCCGCACTCGACCGTCAGCTGACAACCTTGCGGCGCGATCAGACCGCCGACGACGTCCAGATGTCGGCCCAGCGCCAGCGTCTGCGAGACCTGTCCCGGCGCGAGGCCGTCCTCGTCACGGAACTGGCCCGCACCCGCGACGCCCAGGGCCGCCTGTTCTCGGCCCTGCAGATGATGAGCCGCAAGCCGCCGCCGCCTCTGCTGGTCCCGGCCGATCGCGCGGTCGACACCGTCCGGGCCGCCATCCTGATGAAGGCCATGGCTCCGGAGCTGCAGCGGCGCGCCGCAGGCTTCGACGCGCGCCAGGCCGAGGTCCGCCGCATCCGCCGTCTCGCCGTCCTGGCCAGCGAACGGCTGCTGACCAGCGAGAGCGCCCAGGGCGATCGGCGCGCCGAGATCGAGGACCTGGTCGCCCGCCGCTCCGCCCTGCTGGCCGTGCTGAAGGCTGACGCCGACCGGGCCGAGCGCGCCTCGGCCGCGCTGGAGACCCGCATCCGCAATCTGGGTGGCCGACCGGCCGATATCGCCCCGTCCAGGGACGCGACCCCCGCCATGCGCCTGCCCGCCGGTCGCGCCCGCCTGACTCCGCCCGTCTCCGGCTCGCCCACCGTCCGTTTCGGGCGCGGCTCCAGCGGCTGGCGCTGGCCGTCCAGCGCCGGGCCGGTCGCTTCGCCCGCCGCCGCCCGCGTCGACTATGCGGGGCCTCTGAGCGGCTGGGGCCAGGTGGTGATCCTCGATCTCGGCCCCGGCTGGCGCGCCGTCATCGCCGGTCTGGACGGAGTCTTGGTCGCCCCCGGAGACCGGATCGCCGACGGCCAGGCGGTCGGCACCGGCACGGCAGGCGGAGAGGTCTATCTGGAGCTGCGCCGCGAGGATCGCCCCGTGGATCCGGCTCCCTATCTCTAA
- a CDS encoding S41 family peptidase, producing MRKLLIVGGAVLALGLSGMTVASQTPRNETFRMLQLFGDTLAVVEQYYVVPVDNKKLIEAALAGMMTALDPHSNYLSPDGYGDLQERTTGEYSGVGLTISAEGGVVKVISPMDDSPAARAGVKAGDVISAIDGQNASGLTVSQVSDKLRGAMGTSVKVTFLRDGEEPLETTLVREVIKVESVTGRLEGDFGYLRISTFNENTGRELAAAIQKIRAEKPDVKGFVLDLRNNGGGLLTAAIDVSDTFLERGEIVSQRGRKPDQIERYAARPGDLTGGLPLVVLINYGSASASEIVAGALKDQERATLVGLTSFGKGSVQTVIPLRNGQDGALSITTARYYTPSGRSIQKIGIEPDLEVARNAAEARIVSRSSFIYSEAAYATALDASIGAERKGAHTPREAPGEDYDKDADYQLQRALDVLRAGGDLTRLAAAPDGIVINDGTVQTAAVDTTEEPEGE from the coding sequence ATGCGTAAACTGCTCATCGTCGGCGGTGCCGTCCTCGCCCTGGGGCTCAGCGGCATGACCGTGGCGTCCCAGACGCCGAGGAACGAGACGTTCCGCATGCTGCAGCTGTTCGGCGATACCCTGGCGGTGGTCGAGCAGTATTATGTGGTCCCGGTCGACAACAAGAAGCTGATCGAGGCGGCCCTGGCGGGCATGATGACCGCGCTGGATCCGCATTCCAACTATCTGTCCCCGGACGGGTATGGCGACCTGCAGGAGCGGACGACCGGCGAATACTCCGGTGTCGGCCTGACCATCTCTGCCGAGGGCGGCGTGGTGAAGGTGATATCGCCGATGGACGACAGCCCCGCCGCGCGCGCGGGCGTCAAGGCCGGCGACGTCATCTCGGCCATCGATGGCCAGAACGCGTCGGGTCTCACGGTGTCACAGGTGTCGGACAAGCTGCGCGGCGCCATGGGTACGTCGGTGAAGGTGACCTTCCTGCGCGACGGCGAAGAACCGCTGGAGACCACCCTGGTCCGTGAGGTCATCAAGGTCGAAAGCGTGACCGGCCGCCTGGAGGGCGATTTCGGCTATCTGCGCATCTCGACCTTCAACGAGAACACCGGGCGCGAACTGGCCGCCGCGATCCAGAAGATCAGGGCCGAGAAGCCCGATGTGAAGGGCTTCGTCCTGGACCTGCGCAACAACGGGGGCGGTCTGCTGACTGCCGCCATCGACGTGTCCGACACCTTCCTGGAACGCGGCGAGATCGTCAGCCAGCGGGGACGCAAGCCCGACCAGATCGAACGTTATGCCGCCCGGCCCGGGGACCTGACCGGTGGCCTGCCGCTGGTGGTGCTGATCAACTATGGTTCGGCCTCGGCGTCCGAGATCGTCGCCGGCGCGCTGAAGGATCAGGAGCGGGCGACCCTCGTCGGCCTGACCAGCTTCGGAAAGGGCTCGGTCCAGACCGTGATCCCGCTCAGGAACGGCCAGGACGGAGCGCTGTCGATCACCACGGCGCGCTATTACACCCCGTCCGGCCGTTCGATCCAGAAGATCGGCATCGAGCCGGACCTGGAAGTTGCCCGCAACGCGGCGGAGGCCCGCATCGTCTCGCGCTCCAGCTTCATCTATTCGGAGGCCGCCTATGCGACGGCGCTGGACGCCTCGATCGGCGCGGAACGCAAGGGTGCCCATACGCCGCGCGAGGCCCCGGGCGAGGACTATGACAAGGACGCCGACTACCAGTTGCAGCGCGCGCTCGACGTGCTCCGCGCCGGTGGCGACCTGACCCGCCTGGCCGCCGCACCCGACGGCATCGTCATCAACGACGGCACGGTGCAGACGGCCGCGGTCGATACGACGGAAGAGCCCGAGGGCGAATAG
- a CDS encoding divergent polysaccharide deacetylase family protein, with protein sequence MFAKRQSALAAAAGAPPPGRGLKLDFKPIGAMLKKPPVAVGAAGLLLLGTVALFLTVLGDPRAGTPSARVSLHRPAPVAPPAPSGLEAFSMGGFGAWQGLSGVPVDPATGAAGGDALITLPDGASVAGGSAIAAPLQPAQPLVAAPIAGLSQPGPLGPLPVIAPDGRVPAQAYARPFRPNGKPTVALIVGGLGLNAVTTRAAIERLPADVTLSFVPYAEGLQGWINLARAQGHEVMIEIPMEPTGYPNTDPGPYTLLNNATPDDVQAKMNWLLGRATGYFGVTNYLGDRFVTSDTGMSAFLGILRQRGIAFLDDGSARRRPGAWARASADSIIDETQTPAAIIAALNMLEATAKTRGAAMGTGFAYPVTVEAAARWTAGLEARGLQLAPASAMTHRPGR encoded by the coding sequence ATGTTCGCCAAACGCCAGTCCGCCCTCGCCGCCGCCGCCGGTGCCCCGCCTCCGGGCCGGGGTCTGAAGCTCGACTTCAAACCCATCGGGGCGATGCTGAAAAAACCGCCCGTCGCCGTGGGGGCCGCAGGCCTGCTGCTGCTGGGCACCGTCGCCCTGTTCCTGACCGTGCTGGGCGATCCTCGTGCCGGGACGCCGTCGGCGCGCGTTTCCCTGCACCGCCCCGCCCCTGTCGCTCCGCCCGCGCCGTCGGGTCTGGAGGCATTCAGCATGGGTGGATTCGGGGCCTGGCAGGGTCTGTCGGGGGTGCCCGTCGATCCCGCCACCGGCGCGGCCGGCGGCGACGCCCTGATCACCCTGCCCGACGGGGCCTCCGTCGCAGGCGGTTCGGCCATCGCGGCCCCGCTCCAGCCGGCCCAGCCCCTGGTCGCGGCCCCCATCGCCGGCCTCAGCCAGCCGGGTCCGCTCGGGCCTCTGCCCGTCATCGCGCCCGATGGCCGCGTCCCGGCCCAGGCCTATGCCCGCCCCTTCCGCCCGAACGGCAAGCCGACGGTGGCCCTGATCGTCGGCGGCCTCGGCCTCAACGCGGTGACCACCCGCGCCGCGATCGAGCGCCTGCCCGCCGACGTCACACTTTCGTTCGTGCCCTATGCCGAGGGCCTTCAGGGCTGGATCAACCTGGCCCGCGCGCAGGGGCATGAGGTGATGATCGAGATTCCGATGGAGCCGACCGGTTATCCCAACACCGACCCCGGCCCCTATACCCTGCTGAACAATGCCACCCCCGACGACGTCCAGGCCAAAATGAACTGGCTGCTGGGCCGCGCGACCGGCTATTTCGGGGTCACCAACTATCTCGGCGACCGATTCGTGACCTCCGACACGGGCATGAGCGCCTTCCTCGGCATCCTGCGCCAGCGCGGCATCGCCTTCCTCGACGACGGCTCGGCCCGTCGCCGGCCGGGGGCCTGGGCCCGCGCCAGCGCCGACAGCATCATCGACGAGACCCAGACCCCCGCCGCCATCATCGCGGCCCTCAACATGCTGGAGGCCACCGCCAAGACCCGCGGCGCGGCGATGGGGACCGGCTTCGCCTATCCGGTGACGGTCGAGGCCGCCGCCCGCTGGACCGCCGGTCTGGAAGCCCGCGGCCTGCAACTGGCCCCGGCGTCGGCGATGACGCATCGGCCGGGGCGCTGA
- a CDS encoding RNA pyrophosphohydrolase produces MADPFPKHRPNVGVVLFNATGQVWYGHRAGQLTDHAWQFPQGGVDRGEDLEVAARRELEEETGVTSVALIARTEGWIVYDFPEALKLAHRLKGRKPWDGQKQVWFAFRFTGDEAEIDLNRHDEIEFDAWRWGDLSEACDLIVPFKRAAYKQVVAAFSRFVD; encoded by the coding sequence ATGGCTGATCCTTTCCCCAAACACCGCCCCAACGTCGGCGTCGTCCTGTTCAATGCCACCGGCCAGGTCTGGTACGGGCATCGCGCCGGTCAGCTGACGGACCATGCCTGGCAGTTCCCGCAAGGCGGGGTGGACAGGGGCGAGGACCTGGAGGTCGCCGCCCGGCGCGAGCTGGAAGAGGAAACCGGCGTCACCTCGGTCGCGCTGATCGCCCGCACCGAAGGCTGGATCGTCTACGACTTCCCCGAAGCCCTGAAACTGGCGCACAGGCTCAAGGGCCGGAAGCCCTGGGACGGCCAGAAACAGGTCTGGTTCGCCTTCCGCTTCACCGGCGACGAGGCCGAGATCGACCTGAACCGCCACGACGAAATCGAGTTCGACGCCTGGCGCTGGGGCGACCTGTCGGAGGCCTGCGACCTGATCGTGCCGTTCAAGCGCGCGGCCTATAAGCAGGTCGTGGCGGCGTTCAGCCGGTTTGTCGACTGA
- a CDS encoding DUF1272 domain-containing protein → MLELRPNCECCDRDLPYDSPDARICTFECTFCADCVDGVCPNCGGELVKRPIRPARLLAEYPPSTKRVVRTVCP, encoded by the coding sequence ATGCTGGAGCTTAGACCCAACTGCGAATGCTGCGACCGGGACCTGCCCTATGACAGCCCGGACGCGCGCATCTGCACCTTCGAATGCACCTTCTGCGCCGACTGCGTGGACGGGGTCTGCCCGAACTGCGGGGGCGAGCTGGTGAAGCGGCCCATTCGGCCCGCGCGGCTGCTGGCAGAATACCCGCCCTCGACGAAGCGGGTCGTGCGGACGGTCTGCCCCTGA
- a CDS encoding CBU_0592 family membrane protein: MSLPDLLGIFGVLLILVAYAGATAGRLDPKQWPALCLNLIGALLILWSLSVDFNLSAALMEGAWALVAVAGLVRLALRRQA; encoded by the coding sequence ATGTCCCTACCTGACCTTCTCGGCATCTTCGGCGTCCTGCTGATCCTCGTGGCCTATGCCGGGGCGACGGCGGGTCGACTCGATCCCAAACAATGGCCCGCGCTGTGCCTGAACCTGATCGGGGCGCTGCTGATCCTGTGGTCGCTTTCGGTGGACTTCAACCTGTCGGCAGCACTGATGGAGGGGGCCTGGGCGCTGGTGGCGGTGGCGGGGCTGGTCCGGCTGGCACTACGCCGCCAGGCCTGA
- a CDS encoding ATP synthase F1 subunit epsilon, with amino-acid sequence MAGKLSFSLVSPEREVFSGLVDQVDAPGVEGDFGVLADHAPFMTALREGPVTVFDGSSRRTFTVRGGFADVTPAGLSILAEEATETAAA; translated from the coding sequence ATGGCGGGCAAGCTCAGCTTCTCGCTGGTGTCGCCTGAACGCGAGGTCTTTTCCGGCCTCGTCGATCAGGTCGATGCGCCGGGCGTCGAGGGTGACTTCGGCGTCCTGGCCGACCACGCGCCCTTCATGACCGCCCTGCGCGAAGGCCCGGTCACGGTGTTCGACGGATCGTCGCGGCGGACCTTCACGGTGCGCGGCGGCTTCGCCGACGTCACCCCCGCCGGCCTGTCCATCCTGGCCGAGGAAGCCACGGAAACAGCCGCAGCTTAA
- the atpD gene encoding F0F1 ATP synthase subunit beta, with protein sequence MTDTVAKKPAARKPAAPKAPKAAAATGNAVVTAGTGVGKIAQVIGAVVDVEFTGQLPAILNALETQNVDQKTGEPFTLVLEVAQHLGENMVRTISMDTTEGLTRGQAVVDTGTSILAPVGPGTLGRIMNVVGAPIDEQGPLKTTMFRPIHREAPSFEEQSTSSEILVTGIKVIDLICPYTKGGKIGLFGGAGVGKTVTMQELINNIAKAYGGYSVLAGVGERTREGNDLYHEMIESNVNVDPSRNGGSTEGSKCALVYGQMNEPPGARARVALTGLAQAEYFRDEEGKDVLLFVDNIFRFTQAGSEVSALLGRIPSAVGYQPTLATEMGNLQERITSTKKGSITSVQAIYVPADDLTDPAPAASFAHLDATTVLNRDIAAQAIFPAVDPLDSTSRIMDPLVIGEEHYLVARSVQEVLQQYKALKDIIAILGMDELSEEDKLIVSRARKIQRFLSQPFFVAEQFTNSPGKFVELADTIRSFKGIVAGEYDHLPEAAFYMVGPIEEAVEKAQKLAADAA encoded by the coding sequence ATGACCGACACCGTCGCCAAGAAGCCCGCCGCCCGGAAGCCTGCCGCTCCCAAGGCGCCGAAAGCCGCCGCCGCCACCGGCAATGCCGTGGTCACCGCCGGCACCGGCGTGGGCAAGATCGCCCAGGTCATCGGCGCCGTCGTGGACGTGGAGTTCACCGGCCAGCTGCCCGCCATCCTGAACGCGCTGGAAACGCAGAACGTCGACCAGAAGACGGGCGAGCCCTTCACCCTGGTTCTGGAAGTCGCCCAGCACCTGGGTGAGAACATGGTCCGCACCATCTCGATGGACACCACCGAGGGTCTGACCCGCGGCCAGGCCGTCGTCGACACCGGCACCTCCATCCTGGCCCCCGTCGGCCCGGGCACCCTGGGTCGCATCATGAACGTCGTCGGCGCGCCGATCGACGAACAGGGTCCGCTGAAGACGACGATGTTCCGCCCGATCCACCGCGAGGCGCCCAGCTTCGAGGAACAGTCGACCTCGTCGGAAATCCTGGTCACCGGTATCAAGGTCATCGACCTGATCTGCCCCTACACCAAGGGCGGAAAGATCGGCCTGTTCGGCGGTGCCGGCGTGGGCAAGACCGTGACCATGCAGGAGCTGATCAACAACATCGCCAAGGCCTATGGCGGCTATTCGGTTCTGGCCGGCGTGGGTGAGCGCACCCGCGAGGGCAACGACCTGTACCACGAGATGATCGAGTCGAACGTGAACGTGGATCCGTCCAGGAACGGCGGCTCGACCGAGGGGTCGAAATGCGCCCTCGTCTATGGCCAGATGAACGAGCCCCCCGGAGCCCGCGCCCGCGTCGCCCTGACTGGCCTCGCCCAGGCCGAATACTTCCGCGACGAGGAAGGCAAGGACGTGCTGCTGTTCGTCGACAACATCTTCCGCTTCACCCAGGCCGGTTCGGAAGTGTCCGCCCTCTTGGGCCGCATCCCGTCGGCGGTGGGCTATCAGCCGACGCTGGCGACCGAGATGGGCAATCTGCAGGAGCGCATCACCTCGACCAAGAAGGGCTCGATCACCTCGGTCCAGGCCATCTATGTGCCCGCCGACGACCTGACCGACCCGGCCCCGGCCGCCTCGTTCGCCCACCTGGACGCGACGACCGTGCTGAACCGCGACATCGCCGCCCAGGCCATCTTCCCCGCCGTGGACCCGCTCGATTCCACCTCGCGGATCATGGACCCGCTGGTCATCGGTGAGGAGCACTATCTGGTCGCCCGTTCGGTCCAGGAAGTGCTGCAGCAGTACAAGGCCCTGAAGGACATCATTGCCATCCTGGGCATGGACGAGCTGTCGGAAGAGGACAAGCTGATCGTGTCGCGCGCCCGCAAGATCCAGCGCTTCCTGTCCCAGCCCTTCTTCGTGGCCGAGCAGTTCACCAACTCGCCCGGCAAGTTCGTCGAGCTGGCCGACACCATCCGCAGCTTCAAGGGCATCGTCGCCGGTGAATACGACCACCTGCCCGAAGCCGCCTTCTACATGGTAGGCCCCATCGAGGAAGCCGTCGAGAAGGCTCAGAAGCTGGCGGCGGACGCGGCGTAA
- a CDS encoding F0F1 ATP synthase subunit gamma, whose protein sequence is MASLKEMRNRIESVKSTQKITKALNMVAAAKLKRAQGQAESARPYARKMAAVIANLAAGVSGDGAPKLLSGTGKDQKHLVVVATGDKGLAGGFNTNVIRAAKERINTLIAAGKDVRIVAVGRKVRDGLTRLYGGRIIKTFELSDHKVIGMTTAEPIARLIAEEFEAGNADVVTLFYSRFQSVISQVPTPKQLIPAVVDGDAPPVDLNGAVYDYEPSEEEILDVLLPRNLTTQVLAALYENQASFFGAQMGAMDNATRNAGELITSLRLTYNRKRQAQITTELIEIIAGAEAL, encoded by the coding sequence ATGGCCAGCCTCAAGGAAATGCGCAACCGGATCGAAAGCGTGAAGTCCACGCAGAAGATCACGAAGGCGCTGAACATGGTCGCCGCGGCCAAGCTGAAGCGTGCCCAGGGGCAGGCCGAAAGCGCGCGTCCCTATGCCCGCAAGATGGCCGCCGTCATCGCCAATCTGGCGGCCGGCGTGTCGGGCGACGGCGCGCCCAAACTGCTGTCCGGCACGGGCAAGGACCAGAAGCACCTGGTCGTCGTCGCCACGGGCGACAAGGGTCTGGCCGGCGGGTTCAACACCAATGTCATCCGCGCCGCCAAGGAGCGGATCAACACCCTGATCGCGGCCGGCAAGGACGTCCGGATCGTCGCCGTGGGCCGCAAGGTCCGCGACGGCCTGACCCGTCTGTACGGCGGCCGGATCATCAAGACGTTCGAGCTGAGCGACCACAAGGTCATCGGTATGACGACCGCCGAGCCGATCGCCCGTCTGATCGCCGAGGAGTTCGAGGCCGGAAACGCCGACGTCGTGACCCTGTTCTACAGCCGCTTCCAGTCGGTGATCTCCCAGGTGCCGACGCCCAAGCAGCTGATCCCCGCCGTGGTCGATGGCGACGCGCCCCCGGTCGACCTGAACGGCGCGGTCTATGACTATGAGCCGTCGGAGGAGGAGATCCTCGACGTCCTGCTGCCGCGCAACCTGACGACCCAGGTCCTGGCCGCGCTGTACGAGAACCAGGCCAGCTTCTTCGGGGCCCAGATGGGCGCCATGGACAACGCCACCCGCAACGCGGGCGAACTCATCACCTCCCTGCGCCTGACCTACAACCGCAAGCGCCAGGCCCAGATCACCACCGAACTGATCGAGATCATCGCCGGCGCGGAAGCGCTCTGA
- the atpA gene encoding F0F1 ATP synthase subunit alpha: MDIRAAEISAILKSQIANFGVEADVSDVGQVLSVGDGIARIHGLDNVQAGEMIEFPKAGVKGMALNLERDNVGAVIFGADAQIAEGDEVRRLGEIVDVPVGKGLLGRVVNPLGEPIDGKGPIQFTERRRVDVKAPGIIPRKSVHEPMQTGLKAIDTLIPVGRGQRELIIGDRQIGKTAVAIDAILNQKSINVEGASEGEKLYCIYVAIGQKRSTVAQIVKTLEERGALDYTIVVAATASEPAPLQFLAPFAGTAMGEFFRDNGMHALIIYDDLSKQAVAYRQMSLLLRRPPGREAYPGDVFYLHSRLLERSAKLNEDNGSGSLTALPIIETQANDVSAYIPTNVISITDGQIFLESDLFYQGIRPAVNVGISVSRVGSSAQIKAMKQVAGSIKGELAQYREMAAFAKFGSDLDVSTQQLLARGARLTELLKQPQYSPLTVEEQVVSVYAGTRGYLDKIAVADIGRFEAELLARMHSAHQSTLDAIKSTKALSKELEAELKAAIEAFAKTFA, encoded by the coding sequence ATGGACATCCGCGCCGCCGAGATTTCGGCCATCCTCAAGTCCCAGATCGCCAACTTCGGGGTCGAAGCCGACGTGTCCGACGTGGGTCAGGTCCTGTCGGTCGGCGACGGCATCGCCCGCATCCACGGTCTGGACAACGTCCAGGCCGGCGAGATGATCGAATTCCCCAAGGCCGGCGTGAAGGGCATGGCCCTGAACCTGGAACGCGACAACGTCGGGGCCGTGATCTTCGGTGCCGACGCCCAGATCGCCGAGGGCGATGAGGTCCGCCGCCTGGGCGAGATCGTGGACGTGCCGGTCGGCAAGGGCCTGCTGGGTCGCGTGGTCAACCCGCTGGGCGAGCCGATCGACGGCAAGGGCCCGATCCAGTTCACCGAGCGCCGCCGCGTGGACGTGAAGGCTCCGGGCATCATCCCCCGGAAATCGGTGCACGAGCCGATGCAGACCGGCCTGAAGGCCATCGACACCCTGATCCCCGTCGGCCGCGGCCAGCGCGAGCTGATCATCGGTGACCGTCAGATCGGCAAGACTGCCGTCGCCATCGACGCGATCCTGAACCAGAAGTCGATCAACGTCGAAGGCGCGTCGGAAGGCGAGAAGCTTTACTGCATCTACGTCGCCATCGGCCAGAAGCGCTCGACCGTCGCCCAGATCGTCAAGACGCTCGAGGAGCGCGGTGCCCTGGACTACACCATCGTCGTGGCCGCCACGGCGTCGGAGCCCGCCCCGCTGCAGTTCCTGGCCCCGTTCGCCGGCACCGCCATGGGCGAGTTCTTCCGCGACAACGGCATGCACGCCCTGATCATCTACGACGATCTGTCCAAGCAGGCCGTGGCCTATCGCCAGATGTCCCTGCTGCTGCGTCGCCCGCCGGGCCGCGAAGCCTATCCGGGCGACGTCTTCTATCTGCACAGCCGCCTGCTGGAGCGTTCGGCCAAGCTGAACGAGGACAATGGTTCGGGCTCGCTGACCGCCCTGCCGATCATCGAGACCCAGGCCAACGACGTCTCGGCCTATATCCCCACGAACGTGATCTCGATCACCGACGGCCAGATCTTCCTGGAATCCGACCTGTTCTACCAGGGCATCCGTCCGGCCGTGAACGTCGGCATCTCGGTGTCGCGCGTGGGCTCCTCGGCCCAGATCAAGGCGATGAAACAGGTCGCCGGTTCGATCAAGGGCGAGCTGGCCCAGTACCGGGAAATGGCCGCCTTCGCCAAGTTCGGCTCGGACCTGGACGTCTCGACCCAGCAGTTGCTGGCGCGCGGCGCCCGTCTGACGGAACTGCTGAAGCAGCCCCAGTACTCGCCGCTGACCGTCGAGGAGCAGGTCGTCTCGGTCTATGCCGGAACGCGCGGCTATCTCGACAAGATCGCCGTGGCCGACATCGGTCGCTTCGAGGCCGAACTGCTGGCCCGGATGCACTCGGCCCATCAGTCGACGCTGGACGCCATCAAGTCGACCAAGGCCCTGTCCAAGGAGCTGGAAGCCGAGCTGAAGGCCGCGATCGAAGCCTTCGCCAAGACCTTCGCCTAA